A genomic stretch from Setaria italica strain Yugu1 chromosome VII, Setaria_italica_v2.0, whole genome shotgun sequence includes:
- the LOC101786653 gene encoding COP9 signalosome complex subunit 8 has translation MDLSAVQTALADKSYSALAPLCDDILLQAASRGATTDEWPYAVHLLAHLYLNDLNSARFFWKSLPQEVKDARPELAAVWRIGQCLWNRDYAGVYTAAQGFEWGTDLADFITSFLESYRKRIFQLLTSAYSTIIVADVAHFMGMSEEDATNYAVQNGWSLDAATNMLTVKKPKAQTNQKLDASKLQRLTECVFHLEH, from the exons ATGGATCTCTCCGCCGTCCAGACCGCTCTCGCCGACAAGTCCTACTCAGCCCTCGCCCCTCTCTGCGACGACATCCTCCTTCAG GCCGCGTCCAGGGGAGCCACCACCGACGAGTGGCCCTACGCCGTCCACCTCCTCGCCCACCTCTACCTCAACGATCT GAACAGCGCGAGGTTCTTCTGGAAGTCGTTGCCGCAGGAGGTGAAGGACGCGCGGCCGGAGCTCGCTGCCGTCTGGAGGATCGGCCAGTGCCTCTGGAACCGTGACTATGCCGGTGTGTACACGGCTGCGCAGGGGTTCGAGTGGGGTACTGACCTCGCTGATTTCATCACTTCCTTCCTAG AAAGCTACAGAAAGAGAATATTCCAGCTGTTAACTTCTGCGTATTCTACAATCATCGTTGCTGATGTGGCTCACTTCATGGGGATGAGTGAGGAGGATGCTACAAACT ATGCTGTGCAAAACGGTTGGAGTTTGGATGCTGCGACCAATATGCTTACTGTCAAGAAACCAAAGGCTCAGACCAACCAGAAGCTCGACGCAAGCAAACTGCAGCGTTTGACTGAGTGTGTTTTCCACCTGGAGCACTGA